In one Choloepus didactylus isolate mChoDid1 chromosome 1, mChoDid1.pri, whole genome shotgun sequence genomic region, the following are encoded:
- the LOC119537689 gene encoding mediator of RNA polymerase II transcription subunit 4-like: protein MAASSGSEKEKERSGGGSGAAGGNSTRERLLSALEDLEVLSRELIEMLAISRNQKMLHQPGEENQILELLIHRDGEFQELMKLALNQGKIHHEMQVLEKEVEKRDSDIQQLQKQLKEAEQILATAVYQAKEKLKSIEKARKGSISSEEIIKYAHRISASNAVCAPLTWVPGDPRRPYPTDLEMRSGLLGQMNNPSTNGVNGHLPGDALAAGRLPDVLAPQYPWQSNDMSVNMLPPNHSNDFLLEPPGHNKENEDDVEVMSTDSSSNSSDSD, encoded by the coding sequence ATGGCGGCGTCCTCAGGTTCCGAGAAAGAAAAGGAGCGGTCTGGAGGGGGCTCTGGAGCGGCCGGCGGTAACAGCACGCGAGAGCGGCTGCTGTCGGCGCTGGAAGATCTGGAGGTCTTGTCGAGGGAACTTATAGAAATGCTGGCAATTTCAAGAAACCAAAAGATGTTACACCAGCCTGGAGAGGAAAACCAGATCCTGGAGTTGTTAATTCACAGAGATGGGGAATTTCAAGAACTGatgaaattggcacttaatcagGGAAAAATCCATCATGAAATGcaagttttagaaaaagaagtagaaaagagAGACAGTGATATTCAGCAACTACAAAAACAGCTAAAGGAAGCAGAACAAATACTGGCAACAGCTGTTTACCAAGCAAAAGAAAAGCTCAAATCaatagaaaaagcaagaaaaggttCTATCTCCTCcgaagaaataattaaatatgcaCATAGGATTAGTGCAAGTAATGCTGTGTGTGCCCCACTGACCTGGGTTCCAGGGGACCCACGGAGACCATACCCAACTGATCTAGAGATGAGAAGTGGGTTATTGGGTCAGATGAACAATCCTTCAACTAATGGTGTGAATGGTCATTTACCAGGAGATGCACTTGCAGCAGGCAGATTGCCAGATGTTCTTGCTCCACAGTATCCGTGGCAATCAAATGATATGTCAGTGAATATGTTACCACCAAATCACAGTAATGACTTTTTGTTGGAACCTCCTGGgcataataaagaaaatgaagatgatgTAGAGGTGATGTCAACGGACTCCTCAAGCAATAGTAGTGACTCTGATTAA